The Eleutherodactylus coqui strain aEleCoq1 chromosome 6, aEleCoq1.hap1, whole genome shotgun sequence genome window below encodes:
- the LOC136631349 gene encoding apolipoprotein A-I-like isoform X1, which produces MTRVKLFPHNPFNFYSYKQPRDLRSVLIMKILVSSLLLLFLSGTYSKPIEEQDVKPPPKPDTRECVKSLFSNIYALGADLVGSWESSETERVAVLSKRVESIYASYFNLAVSASDYMSGIMAEVSKEMQEKYPVYSKNVLPVLASVAIHAFEKITSAAEEMKPYFEKFEEHLKPLQNELWEGIRPIIENRTRSTIDALNANIKPFLEGVRKEVEAANIKEAAESPAEEKSPTILLMEHVLKSSQKLQHMYVFDSDMLNKIASQLHVFGNRE; this is translated from the exons ATGACAAGAGTGAAACTATTTccgcacaacccttttaatttctACAGCTACAAACAGCCCAGAG ATTTAAGATCAGTTCTGATCATGAAAATCCTGGTTTCCTCATTGCTCCTCTTGTTCCTATCAG GAACATATAGTAAACCCATTGAAGAGCAGGATGTAAAACCACCTCCGAAACCTGATACGAGGGAGTGTGTGAAAAGTCTGTTCTCTAATATATACGCGTTGGGTGCGGATTTGGTCGGAAGCTGGGAGTCATCAGAGACTGAAAGAGT GGCCGTATTGAGTAAAAGAGTGGAATCAATATATGCAAGTTATTTTAACTTGGCTGTTAGCGCTAGCGATTACATGTCAGGCATCATGGCGGAGGTGAGCAAGGAAATGCAAGAGAAATACCCAGTTTACAGTAAAAATGTACTTCCGGTTTTGGCCTCAGTTGCGATTCATGCTTTTGAAAAGATAACAAGTGCTGCTGAGGAAATGAAGCCTTATTTTGAAAAATTTGAAGAGCATCTGAAACCCCTACAGAATGAATTGTGGGAAGGAATACGCCCTATTATAGAGAATAGAACAAGGTCTACTATAGACGCTCTCAATGCCAATATAAAGCCCTTCCTAGAGGGCGTCCGCAAAGAGGTAGAAGCTGCAAACATCAAAGAAGCTGCTGAATCGCCAGCTGAAGAGAAGAGCCCTACCATCCTTTTAATGGAACATGTACTGAAGTCTTCACAGAAACTACAACACATGTATGTGTTCGACAGCGACATGCTTAACAAGATTGCATCTCAGCTACACGTTTTCGGTAACAGAGAATAA
- the LOC136631349 gene encoding apolipoprotein A-I-like isoform X2 yields the protein MKILVSSLLLLFLSGTYSKPIEEQDVKPPPKPDTRECVKSLFSNIYALGADLVGSWESSETERVAVLSKRVESIYASYFNLAVSASDYMSGIMAEVSKEMQEKYPVYSKNVLPVLASVAIHAFEKITSAAEEMKPYFEKFEEHLKPLQNELWEGIRPIIENRTRSTIDALNANIKPFLEGVRKEVEAANIKEAAESPAEEKSPTILLMEHVLKSSQKLQHMYVFDSDMLNKIASQLHVFGNRE from the exons ATGAAAATCCTGGTTTCCTCATTGCTCCTCTTGTTCCTATCAG GAACATATAGTAAACCCATTGAAGAGCAGGATGTAAAACCACCTCCGAAACCTGATACGAGGGAGTGTGTGAAAAGTCTGTTCTCTAATATATACGCGTTGGGTGCGGATTTGGTCGGAAGCTGGGAGTCATCAGAGACTGAAAGAGT GGCCGTATTGAGTAAAAGAGTGGAATCAATATATGCAAGTTATTTTAACTTGGCTGTTAGCGCTAGCGATTACATGTCAGGCATCATGGCGGAGGTGAGCAAGGAAATGCAAGAGAAATACCCAGTTTACAGTAAAAATGTACTTCCGGTTTTGGCCTCAGTTGCGATTCATGCTTTTGAAAAGATAACAAGTGCTGCTGAGGAAATGAAGCCTTATTTTGAAAAATTTGAAGAGCATCTGAAACCCCTACAGAATGAATTGTGGGAAGGAATACGCCCTATTATAGAGAATAGAACAAGGTCTACTATAGACGCTCTCAATGCCAATATAAAGCCCTTCCTAGAGGGCGTCCGCAAAGAGGTAGAAGCTGCAAACATCAAAGAAGCTGCTGAATCGCCAGCTGAAGAGAAGAGCCCTACCATCCTTTTAATGGAACATGTACTGAAGTCTTCACAGAAACTACAACACATGTATGTGTTCGACAGCGACATGCTTAACAAGATTGCATCTCAGCTACACGTTTTCGGTAACAGAGAATAA